From Pigmentibacter ruber, a single genomic window includes:
- the pstC gene encoding phosphate ABC transporter permease subunit PstC, producing the protein MGDILFSNITKGFAWFAFLLLMCVLVSLCFASAPALHQFGFHFLVSDVWDPVQGHFGALSAICGTLMTSIIAMLLGVPLSLGIAVFISEISQGKIAKTVRTLIDLMAGIPSIIYGMWGLLVLAPFLANYIQPFITDICQNIPILNELFGGPPLGIGIFTAGLILAIMIIPYISSTLIDMFRSVPAVLKEAAYGVGATRFEVVWKVVIPYVRKGMIGSIMLGLGRALGETMAVTFVIGNSKQLTSSLFMPGTTISASIANEFNEATGHLYPASLLELGVILFVLSFIILAFARLFLLRINRKKAGA; encoded by the coding sequence TTGGGTGACATTTTATTTTCAAACATAACTAAAGGGTTTGCATGGTTTGCCTTTTTGTTATTGATGTGTGTTTTAGTTTCTTTGTGTTTTGCAAGCGCACCAGCCCTCCATCAATTTGGATTTCATTTCCTAGTGAGTGATGTGTGGGATCCAGTACAGGGGCATTTTGGCGCATTAAGTGCAATTTGTGGTACTTTAATGACCTCGATAATTGCAATGCTTTTGGGTGTTCCTTTGAGCTTAGGAATAGCTGTTTTTATTTCAGAAATATCCCAAGGGAAAATAGCAAAAACTGTTCGAACATTAATTGATTTGATGGCAGGAATTCCAAGTATAATCTACGGAATGTGGGGATTGCTGGTTCTTGCTCCATTTTTAGCTAATTATATCCAACCTTTTATAACTGACATTTGTCAAAATATACCTATTTTAAATGAATTGTTTGGAGGACCACCTCTTGGAATCGGTATTTTTACAGCTGGTCTTATTTTAGCAATCATGATAATACCTTATATTTCTTCTACTTTAATTGATATGTTTCGCTCTGTTCCTGCAGTATTAAAAGAGGCAGCTTACGGGGTGGGGGCTACACGCTTTGAAGTGGTTTGGAAAGTTGTCATTCCCTATGTGAGAAAAGGGATGATTGGAAGTATTATGTTAGGTCTAGGTCGCGCTCTAGGCGAAACTATGGCTGTTACTTTTGTTATTGGAAATTCTAAACAACTAACAAGTTCACTATTTATGCCTGGTACAACTATCTCTGCTTCAATTGCTAATGAATTTAATGAAGCAACTGGCCATTTGTATCCAGCATCTTTGTTGGAACTGGGTGTTATTCTTTTTGTATTATCTTTCATTATTCTTGCATTTGCTCGCTTATTTTTGTTGCGTATTAATAGAAAAAAGGCTGGAGCATAA
- a CDS encoding ABC transporter substrate-binding protein, protein MHFFLLRLIVVNFVILSFCYALASTEIKNTNQIPKMVTVSLLLDWKPNTNHIGFYVAKSKGFYKENGIELKILNPTQTTSTALVGMNRADFGVSYANNLIYARNSKIPVKAIAGIVSVDTSCFVWRKSLNVKSLKQLEGKRYGGWGSPEENATLNFIMQKNGADFSKIKMLTTGVQDFLPATLKNVDFTWEYKGWNILAAQLNKVEVETYCPSEHFAEFNKPSPLIITSDKLIKDNPKLVHLFMQATKKGFEYSINNPIDAANEMLNLLPELDTKLVKESVKYLAPLYKGKNINWGYLDFKKFEVYSKWMKKVDLIKNIPFPNEYLSNDFIN, encoded by the coding sequence ATGCATTTTTTTCTTTTGCGTTTGATTGTAGTAAATTTTGTAATATTAAGTTTTTGCTATGCTTTAGCTAGCACAGAGATAAAAAATACAAATCAAATACCTAAAATGGTTACTGTATCATTGCTCTTAGATTGGAAACCAAATACAAATCACATTGGATTTTATGTAGCAAAATCTAAAGGATTTTATAAAGAAAATGGAATTGAATTAAAAATATTAAATCCCACTCAAACAACATCAACTGCATTAGTAGGTATGAATAGGGCTGATTTCGGTGTAAGTTATGCAAATAATTTAATTTATGCTAGAAATTCAAAAATCCCTGTGAAAGCAATTGCAGGTATTGTAAGTGTTGATACTTCTTGTTTTGTATGGAGAAAATCTCTGAATGTAAAATCATTAAAACAACTTGAAGGAAAACGTTATGGTGGTTGGGGGAGTCCCGAAGAAAATGCAACATTAAATTTTATTATGCAAAAAAATGGTGCGGATTTTTCAAAGATTAAAATGCTTACAACTGGTGTTCAAGATTTTTTACCAGCGACTTTAAAAAATGTGGATTTTACATGGGAATATAAGGGTTGGAATATATTAGCTGCTCAATTAAATAAAGTAGAAGTTGAAACATATTGTCCATCAGAACATTTTGCTGAATTTAATAAACCATCACCCCTTATTATAACTAGTGATAAATTAATAAAAGATAATCCAAAATTAGTTCATTTATTTATGCAAGCTACAAAAAAAGGTTTTGAATACTCTATAAATAATCCTATAGATGCTGCAAATGAAATGCTTAATCTTCTTCCAGAACTAGATACAAAATTAGTTAAAGAATCTGTGAAATATTTAGCTCCTTTATATAAAGGGAAGAATATCAATTGGGGATATTTAGATTTCAAAAAATTTGAAGTTTATTCAAAATGGATGAAAAAAGTAGATTTAATAAAAAATATTCCTTTTCCAAATGAGTATCTATCTAACGACTTTATAAATTAA
- a CDS encoding Dph6-related ATP pyrophosphatase, with translation MKKRNYFCLWSGGHDSALTLYHATKKTDILCLITAMQDYSNQTKPNFFSPAVLRAQSDQLNIPLLIYNSDTENHLESFAKTLGRIKKHDLIGGFFPFINQPEQKNVLSELCQLEKIDAYFPLENREKEALLSEFIELGFKAKIIAVNERYLTRDLLNRDLDKETLNEIRSRKVDLFGENSEFQTILYEAPYFKQSLQIKEGDINLKNGYWVVDVSITSK, from the coding sequence TTGAAAAAAAGAAATTACTTTTGCCTTTGGAGTGGCGGTCACGACTCTGCATTAACTCTTTATCATGCTACGAAAAAAACTGATATTCTATGCCTTATCACTGCAATGCAGGATTATAGCAATCAAACAAAACCTAACTTCTTTTCTCCTGCCGTACTTAGAGCGCAGTCAGACCAGTTGAATATCCCACTATTAATCTATAATTCCGATACAGAAAACCACCTGGAGAGTTTTGCTAAAACTTTAGGCAGAATAAAGAAACATGATCTCATAGGGGGTTTTTTTCCTTTCATAAACCAGCCAGAGCAAAAAAACGTTCTCTCGGAATTATGTCAATTGGAAAAAATAGATGCGTATTTTCCATTAGAAAATAGAGAAAAAGAAGCTCTGCTTTCTGAATTTATAGAACTTGGGTTTAAAGCAAAAATCATTGCTGTAAATGAGCGCTATTTAACAAGAGACTTATTAAATAGAGATCTTGATAAAGAAACTCTAAATGAAATTCGATCCAGAAAAGTTGATTTGTTTGGTGAAAATTCTGAGTTTCAAACAATTCTTTATGAAGCACCATATTTTAAACAATCCTTACAAATAAAAGAAGGTGATATCAATTTAAAAAATGGATACTGGGTTGTTGATGTTTCCATAACATCAAAATAA
- the pstS gene encoding phosphate ABC transporter substrate-binding protein PstS: MQTVLNKIAKISALFTTLASFPMAFASDLVTGAGSSFIAPVLYKWSANYNTEFGTKINYQSTGSGAGIKQIEGNVVDFGASDMPLKPTELEAKGLFQFPAIIGGIVMVTNIPGVGQGQLILDAKVIAEIYNGTIKFWNDPKILALNPNLTLPKKNILVVYRSDASGTTFNFTYFLDKAGMGAWKVGVGTAVSWPSGVMGVGGKGNEGITTMVKRAPGSIGYVEYAYAMQNKLSWARMINADGKVVPSLTVKDFSDEKKVSEAFRKALQSAAINANWETAPGMNVILANQKGAETWPLTASTFILIKKEQKNSKIGTEVLKFFDFAFKRGSESAQALDYIPIPENTYRFIEKKWTHEIKSGNDKVAIWK; encoded by the coding sequence ATGCAGACAGTACTAAATAAAATTGCAAAAATATCTGCCCTATTCACCACACTAGCTAGCTTTCCAATGGCTTTCGCAAGTGACCTTGTAACTGGGGCGGGTTCAAGTTTTATAGCTCCTGTTCTCTACAAATGGTCTGCTAATTATAACACTGAATTTGGCACAAAGATTAATTATCAATCAACGGGCTCAGGTGCCGGAATTAAACAAATTGAAGGCAATGTTGTTGATTTTGGTGCGTCAGATATGCCTTTAAAACCTACAGAATTAGAAGCAAAAGGACTGTTTCAATTCCCAGCTATTATTGGTGGGATTGTAATGGTCACGAATATCCCAGGGGTGGGTCAAGGCCAACTTATTCTTGATGCCAAAGTAATTGCTGAGATTTATAATGGAACTATAAAATTTTGGAATGATCCTAAAATTTTAGCTTTAAATCCAAACTTAACTTTACCAAAGAAAAATATTCTGGTCGTCTATCGCTCAGATGCTTCAGGCACAACATTCAATTTCACTTACTTTTTAGATAAAGCGGGTATGGGTGCTTGGAAAGTTGGGGTAGGGACAGCAGTTTCTTGGCCCTCAGGAGTTATGGGAGTTGGTGGTAAAGGAAATGAAGGCATCACAACAATGGTAAAACGAGCACCTGGATCCATTGGTTATGTTGAATACGCTTACGCAATGCAAAATAAATTATCTTGGGCCAGAATGATCAATGCTGATGGAAAAGTAGTGCCTTCCTTAACTGTAAAAGATTTTTCAGATGAGAAAAAAGTCAGTGAAGCTTTTCGAAAAGCATTGCAATCCGCTGCAATTAACGCAAATTGGGAAACAGCACCAGGGATGAATGTAATCCTTGCAAATCAGAAAGGTGCTGAGACTTGGCCTTTGACTGCCTCTACATTTATTCTAATTAAAAAAGAACAAAAGAATTCGAAAATTGGGACAGAAGTCTTGAAGTTTTTTGATTTTGCTTTTAAAAGGGGATCGGAGTCCGCACAAGCTTTAGATTATATCCCAATACCTGAAAATACTTACCGTTTTATAGAGAAAAAATGGACGCATGAAATCAAGTCAGGTAACGACAAAGTAGCTATTTGGAAATAA
- the pstA gene encoding phosphate ABC transporter permease PstA has product MRKTQLTRRISNNIFHYLCYLSVIFGIAVLSSIFYALIHHGLPALSLNFFTIDTPAPESIGGGLRNAIVGSLIITLAAVAVATPVGILAATFLSEYARGKKIASVIRFVNDVWLSAPSIIVGLFVYTVVVHPMGNYSAFAGAISLAMIACPIITRSAEDMLNLVPNELREAAIALGLPKWRVIIHIAWRASKQGILTGILLSIARISGETAPLLFTSLNNQFWSTSLSQPIANLPVTIYQFAMSPYHNWQELAWGGALLITVFVLFLNILTRYFTKSGGKRS; this is encoded by the coding sequence ATGAGAAAGACACAACTTACAAGAAGAATATCTAATAATATTTTTCATTACCTCTGTTACTTATCAGTTATTTTTGGAATTGCTGTTTTAAGTTCTATTTTTTATGCTCTAATTCATCATGGACTTCCTGCTTTAAGTCTAAATTTCTTTACAATTGATACACCTGCCCCCGAATCTATCGGAGGCGGTTTGAGAAATGCTATTGTAGGAAGTTTAATTATTACTTTAGCAGCTGTAGCAGTTGCTACCCCTGTAGGAATTCTTGCAGCAACTTTTCTTTCAGAATATGCACGTGGAAAGAAAATAGCTTCGGTTATTCGTTTCGTTAATGATGTTTGGTTAAGTGCTCCTTCTATTATTGTTGGGTTATTTGTTTATACTGTTGTTGTGCATCCGATGGGTAATTATTCTGCATTTGCAGGTGCTATATCGTTAGCAATGATTGCTTGTCCTATTATTACTCGTAGTGCAGAAGATATGTTAAATTTAGTTCCAAATGAACTAAGAGAAGCTGCTATTGCACTTGGGTTGCCAAAATGGCGAGTTATTATTCATATTGCTTGGCGTGCTTCAAAACAAGGTATCCTCACAGGTATTCTTCTTTCTATTGCTCGTATATCAGGTGAAACTGCACCATTATTATTTACATCATTAAATAATCAATTTTGGAGCACCAGTTTATCTCAACCAATCGCTAATTTACCTGTGACAATTTATCAATTTGCAATGAGTCCTTATCATAATTGGCAAGAATTAGCATGGGGCGGTGCGCTTCTAATAACAGTATTTGTTTTATTTTTAAATATTTTAACTCGTTACTTTACAAAGTCTGGGGGAAAACGCTCATGA